Below is a window of Leisingera sp. S132 DNA.
CCAAGAATACCAAGCAGCGCCAGGCCGCCCAGAATTTTTGCAACATCATTGTCCGCACGGGCGGGGGCTGCCGAGAAGCCGGTAATCGCAATGGAGGCTGCAACGATCAAGGCTATGAATTTGCGGTGCGGCTGCGGGCGGCTTGTCTGGGTCATATCTGAACCTTTCAATGGAATGAGCGGAACGCAAAATGCGTTTGATGCGCTCACCCTGCTTCCGCCCCCTTCAGACAGGCAATATCGGCCGCTTGTTATCGGATATCAGCCATACCAACCCCCTGCGGTTATTGAATTTCAATCAGCCCCGACGCAGGATGGCCCCATGAAACAAACCCTTCTGATCCCCGCCTTTGCAGCCGCCCTGCTGGCGCTTTCCGCGCCCGCGCAGGCCGCTGAGTGCTATGCCGACTACAAGGCCAAGCAAGACAATCCGTTGCGCCTGCATTACGGTGTTGTTCAACTGTCCGGCGCCTGCAACAAACAGGCTGCCCGCAGTGAAATTCAGGCCCGCATAGCCCCGGCCGGGTGGACGCTGTTGAATGTCCTCTCTGTCTTTGGCCCCGAAGGCCTGCAGCAAAGGAAGGCTGATGCCGGACCCTACTATCTCAGTTTCTGACGCCCGTGCCGCCGGCAGCAGGGTCATCACTCTAGGGATCGCCGCCATCGTCGCCGTTCTGATCATTGCAGGCACGGTTCTACTTCTGGCCCTGCCTGACGCGAACGCTTTCAACGCCCGGGTTGAGCAGCTGTTTGTGGAAAACGATCTGACAACCCAGGCCGAAATCAAGCTGCTGGAAATCCTGGCCCAGTCTGGCACCGCCTTTGCCGACACGCTGACCAGCTACCGGATGGTGATCTTTGTTCTGCTGGTTTTTGCCACCGCAATGATGGTGGCGGCGCTTGCGGTGCTGGGTATGCTGGTGATGCTGAACCGCCGTATGGCGCAAATCGAACGTTCAGGCATCCAGGTGAACGAATTGCTGATCAGCCGCGATGAGAACACCGTCTACCTCAACAGCATGGGGTTCAAGCTGACTCCAGCTGCGATGGAAACCCTCTCGGTTCTGGCCGAGGCCCGGCTGGACGGCGACGTGCTGTCCGGCACCGAGATCGAGGCGGTGATTTCCGGCCGCGCCTCCGCCGATTGCGAGGAAGCCGCCGGCGCCACCCGGATCAAGCGCCTGCGGGACACCCTGGGAAACCAGATGGTTAGCGAACTCTTGGTCAAGAATATCGCCAAGCGCGGCTATGTGCTGGCAATCAGCAAGGACGTGATCCGCATGGTCTGACCCTTCGGCTCCGTTATGCTCAATATCCTGTGTTCCGGTCTGGATTTTCCCGGCAAAGTTCCCAGATAGTTCAGAACCGGCCCGCGCCGGCCGGTCCTGTTTCCACCGGCTGCCCGGCAAAAAACAAGGATCTCTGGGATGGACACGCAGGTTCAGACCCGCAACCGGGGCTACGGTATTGTTGTCGAACCGCTGCAAGGCCTGGTCACCGCCCGGCGCGGCGGCACCGTTCTGGCGCAAAGCACCCGGGCCAAGGTGATGTACGAAACCCGCCTCCCGCCAGCGGTCTATTTCCCTGCGGACGACGTTACTGCTCCACTGTCAGACCATACTCCCCTTCAAACCTTCTGCCCCTTTAAGGGCACCGCCAGCTACCGCGATGTCCTGTTGCCGGACGGCGCCGTGCAGAACGGTGTCTGGGCCTACGAGGACGCCTTGCCCGAAGCCGCTGCCATTTCCGGCCATATCGGCTTCATGCCCAGCGCAAAAGTTGAGTTCGATTTCGGCACTAACACCGTGGAGATGCCTGATTACGGTAATATCTCCGGCCCGGTGATCGACTGGCTGCTGCGCGACGCCTCGATGGTGGCAACCCCGGAAGAGCTGACCGCCGCGCTGGCAGAGAAATTCGTGGAACAGGGCATCTACCTGTCCCGCCTCTCGGTCATGGCCTGGTCGCTGCACCCGCTGATCGCGGGCAAGAACTACATCTGGCAGAAGAAAACCGGTGAGGTCACGACCTACGCCCCGTCGTATGAAATCCACGACCATCCCGCTTACCAGAACAGCCCGCTGCGCCACGTTTCCAACGGGCTGGGCGGGGTGCGGCACCGGCTGGACGCCTGCTGCACCGATGATGCCTTTCCCATTCTTGAGGATTTGCGCAAGGAAGGTGCCACCGACTATGTCGCAATGCCGCTGCGGTTCTCGGACGGGCGGATCAATGTGCTGACGCTAACCAGCGATCACCCCAAGGGTTTCTCCACCGCCAACCTGGGCCTGATCTTCGAATGCTCCGGAGTTATCGCGCGTTACTACGAGATCTTTATGCAGCGCGAAAACGCCCAGGCATTGCTGGAAACCTATGTCGGAAAACGCACCGGCGCCCGGGTGCTGGGCGGTGAGATCCGCCGCGGCGACGGCGACGAGATTGACGCTGCCATCATGTTCTGCGACCTGCGCGGCTCCACCCGGCTGGAAGAGCAGCTGGGCCGCCGGGACTATATCGCGCTGCTGAACCAGTTCTTCGAGACCGCCTCAACCATCGTGCATGATCACGGCGGCGAAGTGCTGAAATTCATCGGCGACGCTGTGCTGGCCGTATTCCCGGCCGGCAGCGACCCAGACAAAGCCCGGACCCAGGCCCTGGACAGCGCCCGCGCCATCGTTGCCCGGCTGGAAGAAATTGCCCGGGAAGAAGACGGCCACCGCTGCGAGGCCGCCATCGGCATCGCCTATGGCCGCGTGACCTATGGCAACATCGGCTCGCGGGAGCGGCTGGATTTCACGGTGATCGGCCAAGCCGCCAATATCGCCGCCCGGCTGGGCGACTACGGCAAGACCGCGGATCACGCGATTGTCGTCAGCCATGACATCCTGGGCGACACCTCGCAAGGCATCTCGCTCGGCGCAGTCAGCCTGCACAACGTCTCCCAGCCCGTCAGCTGCTTTGCAATTCAAGCTGGCGGGAATTCCCAGGCTGCTGCAGAGTAACCCTGCCACAGACAGCCTTCCCGGCAGTCAATCAACTGGTGGCCAAGGAGCGCTGCCCCGCATCGCCCATCGAGACCAGCAGCGGCGCCTCGGCCTGCCGCGCCTTGAAGGCCTCCTTCCCGGTCATCCCCTGCCAACCCGCCTGCACCAGAGATTGCGCCACCGCGCCGCCCAGCGTGGTGCCCGGACCGGTTACGATGAACAGATCCGGCGCAAACTCATAAGCCGCATTCTGCACAGCAAGCGTGAAATCATAGGGTTCCACCACCTGATGACCCAAAGTGTAATCCCACAGGGCCTGCGTATCCGTGGCACCGGGCCACCAAATCTGCCCGCGCCCGTCGATCAGCGGCAGCTCCGGCTGGGTGAACACCCCTGCCACCAACCGCTTGCGCCCCTCCGCCGCCACCGGCGCCTGCAGCGCAGTGTGGAAAGCCGCATGATTGGCCAGACGCATCGGGAAACGCTCCTCGACCACTGGCACCGCGCGCTCAAACGCTGCCAGCCCGGCCTCATTTCCGGCCAGCACCAGCATTCCGCCCAGATCAATCGACAGCGCCAGATCATGCCCCTCGCGGTCATTTATCTCTGCCGCCAGCGCCAGAAGCTCAGCCTTGCGCGCGGGGCCGTTCTGCCAATCCGGCCCGGCAAAGGGATAGACCAGCTGGCCGCCGATCAGCTGCTCTTGCATCAGCGTGCCCATCGTGTTCACCACCTCGAACCCATCCGCCGCGCTCAGCGCCCCACCCGCTGCCAGCGCGATGTACCAGCCCATAGAGTTGCCGGTGACCGCAACCACCTCGATGTCCTCCGCCAAGGACTGCGCATCCGCCAATGCGGACGCATAGATCAGCGGCGAGGCAATATCCCCGCGCGAATACTTCGACACGGAATACCGCGTGGCTCCGTCCAGCGCGGTGATCGCTTCCTGTCCGGCGTCCTGGCGCTGTGCATCAAAGCCCGCAAAAAGCGCAGCCTTGTCCGCATGGTGGCGGTGCAGATACCCCAGCTCCGGCTTGTTATAGGTGCCCCGGCCCGGGCAGATCAGAACAGCGGTACGGGTCATTTCCGGCCTCCTGCCAGCTTCAACGCGGCCTCAACGATGCTATCCTTCGACGGCAGCGTGGCGCCATAAGCAGGCCCGGTTGCGATAAAGCAATCGCTGGCCGCGATCCGGGCCGTGGGGATATCGCTTTGCTCCGCAAACAGCGCCATCAGCGCTTCAGACTGGCTGCCGGTGATGCGGCATTCGTCGACGATCAGCACGTGCTTGCAGCCTTCGACGGCCTCCAGCAGCGCCGCCTCCGGCAAGGGCGCCAGCCAGCGCAAATCCACAATCCGCGCCTGCACGCCCTGCGCCGCCAGCTCTGCCTGCGCCTGGGTGGAAAGGTAGCGTCCGTTGCCATAGGTCACGATGGCCAGATCGCTGCCGTCCCCATGCATGCCAACCTCGCCCAAACCGATCCGCCGCTCCGGCGACGGGTAGGTCCGCATCCAGCCGCCATCTTTCGCCTCATGCAGATCCCGCATCGGATAGAGCGCAATTGGTTCGACAAAGACCACCACCCGCTGCTCCTCGCGCGCCAGCCGCACCGCCTCACGCATCATCATCGCAGCCTCCGCCCCGTCCGACGGGCAGGCAATCACCAAGCCCGGAATATCGCGCAGCACCGCCAGCGAGTTGTCGTTGTGGAAATGGCCGCCAAAACCTTTCTGGTACCCCAGACCGGCAATCCGCAGCACCATCGGGTTGGAAAACTGCCCGTTGGAGAAAAACGGCAATGTCGCCGCCTCGCCGCGCAGCTGGTCCTCGGCGTTGTGAAGATAAGCGAGGAACTGGATTTCCGGGATCGGCAGGAATCCATTGTGCCCCATGCCGATCGCGAGGCCGAGGATCGATTGCTCATCCAGCAGAGTGTCGGTCACACGGTCCGGCCCGAACCGCTGCTGCAGCTTCTGGCTGACGCCGTAGACCCCGCCCTTGCGGCCCACGTCTTCGCCCATCATGACGATTTCACCGTGCTCCAGCATCAGGTCGGTCAGCGCCCAATTAATCAGGCGCGACATCGGCTGCGGCTCCTCCATCGCCCGCATGTCGCTGCCAAAGGCCGCGGCGCGCGCTTCGGCACTGGGGCCATTGGTGGGCGCACATACCCGCTTGGGCGGGATCAGGCTGGCGGCGACATCCGCGGCGGTTTTCAAATGCGGCCGTGTCACTGCCTCAGCCCGGATCCGCTCCACACGCGCGCAGGTATCCGTGTAGATCTTCAGCGCATCCTCGGGACGCAGCGCCCCCGCCTCATCCATCAGCCGCACCGAATGCAGCAGCGGATCGTTGGCCTCATCCGCCTCCACTTCAGTTTTGGCCATATAGGTAGTCGGCACATCCGCCCCGGCATGGCCATAAAGTCGCACAGTGCGCAGGTGAAGAAACGCGGGCTTCTTACGCGTCCGCACATATTCCGCCGCCTCCTGCGCCACCTGAAAGGCGTTGTAGATATCCAGCCCGTCCGCCTTGAAATACCGGATGCCCGGCCGATGGGCCATCGAGGACTCGATCCACCCTTTCGGCGTCTTGGTCGAAATGCCGATACCATTGTCCTCGCAGACAAACAGCAAGGGCAGCGGCGTCGACTGCACCGAGGTCCAGCCCGCGGTGTTGATCGCCCCCTGCGCCGTCGAGTGGTTGGCAGATGCGTCGCCGAAGGAACACATCACAATCGCATCCTCCGGCAGCAGCTGATGCTCCGGCTGGTGCCGCTTGGCAGCACCGATGGAATAGGCTGCGCCCACCGCCTTCGGCAGATGCGATGCAATGGTCGAGGTCTGCGGCGGGATCATCAGCGCCTTGGACCCCAGCACCTTATGCCGCCCGCCGGAGGTCGGATCTTCGCTGGAACAGGCAAAGGACAGCAGCATGTCCCAGGCAATCCGCTGTCCCGGCACCTGATCGGCACGGGCAATCTGGAACGCCGCATCCCGGTAATGAAGGAACGCCATATCAGTGGGGCGCAGGGCGCGGGCCACCGCCGCCATCCCCTCATGCCCGGAGGAGCCGATGGTATAAAACCCCTGCCCCGCTTTCTGCATGTCGCGGCTTGTCAGGTCCAGCGCCCGGCTCAGCACTTGCGCACGGAAGGTGGAAACGGCCGCGGACGCGGCCAGAGGACCTGCAGGCGCAGCGCCTGCGGGAAGTTTTCCGGCCTGAACCCGGTCCAGGAAGTTCTGATGCACGATCTGGGCGCGGTCCATGCGGCCTCCCTACGCTGACTGACCATGTCTTTATCCGCGAATCCGGAACTTGAAGCCAATGAGTTTGCGTACTGGCTTCATTCCAAAACGGAATGCAAAACCCGCCAATCAGTCGGGATTGTCACATAAAGGCTGGAAGCCCCGCGCTTGCGGCTAAGGCCGCATTCCAATGCGCGCGCCGCCGTCAGCTTGGCCCGCGATTTCCGTTTGACGGCCCCTGAAAACCATCTTATACGCCGGTTTCACGACACCTGCCCAGGTGGCGGAATTGGTAGACGCGCTAGCTTCAGGTGCTAGTGTCCGTATGGACGTGGAGGTTCGAGTCCTCTCCTGGGCACCATCTTCCTCAACATTCTGTTTCCCCTTGCGAACCAATGAGCGCAAGCATTTGTTTTCAGGTGCTTTCTGCGTCATTTGCAAACGGTTCACGCAACGTTTTCGCGGCTATCCCTCGAAAGTGAAGCAAGCGAGGCTTTCAGCGGCTCTTAAAAAATGATTAAAGCGCAAAGATTGCAGGCGGAAATCAGCCGCCACCAAGAGCTGTTTCAACAGTTATTCGTTTTCCAGCACGCTACGAAGGTCAACAGGAAGATATTTCATGTGTTTAGATTGCATTGAACGTGCCGCGTCCGATGGTCAAGACAATGTCAGCTCTGCCAGAATTGTTGAAATCTCCGACGCAGGGCATGGAACCTGGACCTCATACCGCATGTCCGCCGGCGATACGTTCCAAGGCACCCTTTCCACCAACGGAGACAGGGACTGGGTCGCCATCACGCTGACCGAGGGCGAAACCTACGAATTTGAACTGAGCGGCGCGGCCAGCGGCGGCGGCACTTTGAGCGACCCTTACTTGCGGCTTTACAACAGCCAAGGCAGCCTTATCCGCAGCGATGATGACGGCGGTCCAGGTTATGATTCCGCTATTACATTTACAGCATCCTCCACCGGAACATACTACATCAGTGCCGGTGCATACTCAGACGGCTACACTGGCAGCTACACGATCTCAACCGATGTAAATGAACCGGCACAGCTCGGGTCTCTGAATGACTTGGCCGGCTATCTGACTGATGGCTACTGGGAGGACAGCGGCCGGACGGGCAGAAGCTTCGACACTTCTGGCAGCAATGTCATTACCGTAAACCTTACCGGGCTGACCGCAGAAGGCCAGCAGCTTGCACGCTGGGCCCTGCAGGCCTGGGAGATGGTGGCAAATATCGAGTTTTCCGAGACCACCAGCGACAGCGCGGGTATCACTTTCATTGATCACGAGGCAGGTGCGTATTCGACCTCTCAGGTGTCAAGTGGCGACATCACCTCATCTCTTGTGAATGTTTCCCTGCAATGGCTGAACACCTACGGCACCAGCATCGACAGCTATTCGCTGCAGACTTACATTCACGAAGTTGGACATGCGCTCGGCCTGGGACACCAGGGCGACTACAACGGCACCGCGACCTACGGGTCCAGCGAGGAATTCTCAAATGACAGCTGGCAGCTGTCTATCATGTCCTATTTCAGCCAGACAGATAACACTAGCGTGGACGCAAGCCACGCTTATCTGCTGACCCCGATGATGGCGGACATCATTGCCATTCAGAATCTGTACGGCGCGCCGGGAAGCGGCGGCACAACGGCGGGTGACACCGTCTGGGGGCCAGGATCCTCTCTGCCCGGCACCCTCGGCGATCTGTTTGGCGACCAGAACAGCATCCAAGGCAACGCCGTTGCGTTCACTATCTACGATCAAGGCGGCACAGACACACTGGACGTCAGCGGCTATGATGAGCAAAGCCGTATTGACATGCGGCAAACGCAGTTTTCCGATGTTGGCGGCCTCACTGGGAATGTTGGCATTGCCCGCGGCACCATTGTCGAAAACCTGATCACAGGCTCCGGCAACGATACCGTCATCGGCAACGATGTCTCCAACATTATCCACACCCATAACGGCAATGACATTGTCCGGGGCAGGATCGGCCACGACAGGATCTATGGCGGCAATGGCAACGACAGCCTGTATGGCGATCTGGGCTGGGACAGGCTGTTCGGCGGCAGCGGCAACGACCGGCTGACCGGCGGCGATGGCGGCGACCGCCTGTACGGCGGCAATGAATACGACTTTCTGTCAGGCGGCGAGGGCACCGACTGGCTGTACGGCGGCAACAACGATGACCGCATGTACGGCGGCGGCGGGAATGACCAATTGTACGGCGGCTGGGGCCGGGATCAACTGTACGGCGGCAACGGCGATGACCTCTTGAACGGCGGTTTCGGCAGGGACGTCATGGCCGGCGGTTTCGGCCACGACACCTTTGTTTTCGCCAGCAACCACGGCCATGACCGCATCCTCGACTTCAGCACAAACTCGAGCGCAGAACGTATCGACCTGTCCCGTATTTCACAGATCGAAGACTTCGATGATGTGCTGGCCAACGCCGCAGCAACTTCGGACGGTGTGCTGATCACAACAGGCGCGAACAGCAGCATCCTGCTAGAAGGTTTGCAGATCAGCAGTCTTGCTGCGGATGACTTCATCTTCTGACCGGCGGCTGGCAAAACTGCCGCACGGCACAGGCCTGTCTGTGCCGTGCAACTTTCTTCAGGGATTCTTAAGAGCCTTTTGCCGTTTTTTAGGGCGCAGTTGAGTTTGCGGTCCAAAGCGCCTATTTCCACTGCAACAGCCCCGGTGCGGTGAATATCAAAAGGGAATTCCAGTGGCCAATTACCTGTACAAGAACGACCTGCCCGACGGGCTGGATCTTGGTCCCGTTGTCGCCATTGACTGCGAGACCATGGGTCTGAACCCCCACCGCGACCGTCTCTGCGTGATCCAGATGTCCGGCGGCGACGGCAATGCCCATATTGTTCAGGTTGAAATAGGCCAGACCGCAGCGCCCAATCTTTGCCGGATGCTGGAAGATCCGAATGTGCTGAAGCTGTTTCATTTCGGCCGCTTCGACATCGCCGCGATGTACCACGCATTCGGCGCGTTGGCAGCTCCGGTCTACTGCACCAAGATCGCCAGCCGCCTGGTGCGCACCTACACCGACCGTCACGGTCTCAAGAACCTGACCCAGGAACTGCTGGGAATCGATATCTCCAAGCAGCAGCAGATGAGCGATTGGGGCGCAGAGGAACTGACCGATGCGCAGCTCGACTATGCGGCCTCCGACGTCCTGCACCTGCACAAACTGCGCGACGCGCTGGAGAAGCGCCTGGCCCGCGAGGACCGCACCGAAATGGCCCAGGCGTGCTTCGGCTTCCTTCCCATGCGCGCCAAGCTGGACCTGGCTGGCTGGCCCGAAATCGACATCTTTGCCCACTCATGACCGATACAGAAAAATTCCTCGTCACTGCCCGGCAGGTGATCACTGATGAGGCCAAGGCGCTGGACGCATTGGCCGAAGGTCTGGATGAACGCTTTGCCGAAGCTGTGCAGCTGATCCTGCAGGCAAAGGGCCGCATCATCGTCAGCGGAATCGGCAAGTCAGGCCACATTGGCCACAAGATTGCCGCAACACTGGCCTCCACCGGCACGCCCGCCTATTTCGTGCACCCGGCTGAGGCCAGCCACGGCGACCTCGGCATGCTGTCCGAAGGCGATGTGGTTCTGGCGATCTCAAACTCGGGCGAGGCGCCGGAACTGGCCAACCTGCTGGCCTTCACCCGCCGCTTCGCTATCCCGCTGATCGGCCTGTCCAGCAAGATGGACAGCACCCTGATGAAACAGGCTGACGTGCACCTGCAAATCCCCTCGATGGGCGAGGCCTGCGGCTTTGGCATGGTGCCCTCGATCTCCACCACGCTGACGCTTGCGATGGGTGATGCATTGGCGATCGCGCTGATGAAGCACCGCGATTTCCGCCCGGAAAACTTCCGCGACTTCCACCCCGGCGGCAAGCTCGGTGCCCAGCTCAGCAAGGTGCGCGACCTGATGCATGCGGACGGCGCGCTGCCGCTTGTCTTGGAAACCACCCCGATGGCAGACGCACTGATCGAAATCAGCCAGAAAGGATTCGGCGTCGCTGGCGTTGCCGCCGCCGATGGCGCGCTGGCCGGCATCATCACCGACGGCGACCTGCGCCGTCACATGGACGGGCTGCTGAACAAGACCGCGGCTGAGGTGATGACCGCGGACCCGGCTACCATTGCTCCCGGTGCCATGGCGCAGGAGGCGGTAGCAGTGATGAACCAGCGCAAGATCACCTGCCTGTTTGTGGTCGACCCGGAGACCGGCAGAAAGGCCGAAGGCCTGCTGCACATCCACGACTGCCTGCGCGCAGGGCTGGGCTGACACGGGGTCCGGGAACGCATCATGGACAGCCACTCAAGAGCCGTCGCATATCTCAAGGTGCTGCTGCCGCTGGCGGCACTGGTTCTGCTGTCGACACTGTTCCTGATCTCGCGCGGGGTGAACACGGATGCGGTGATCCCCTTTGCGCAAAAGGAAATCGAAGACCGGATGAGAGGCCAGCTGGTCACCGCGCCCTTCTTCTCCGGCACCACCGCTAAAGGCGATGAGATCAAGGTGACAGCCTCTACGGCCCGCCCGGGCCGGAACGGCGCGCCTGCGATAGCCAGCGATATGTCCGCGGAAATCAACCTTGCGGAAGGCGGCAAGATCACGCTTGCCTCCGAAACCGGGGCGATCAACCCGGCCCAGGATACCGCCCGTTTTACCGGAAATGTTGTGATCACTTCGGCCGATGGCCTGGTCGTTGAAACGGAAGAACTCCATTCCATTCTCAGCGGTTTGTCAGCCAGCAGCCCGGGACCGGTCCGCGCGACCGGCGACATCGGCGTGCTGACGGCAGGCAACATGCAGATCGAAGCAAAAACCGGCGGCGGCCCGGTTCATATGCTGTTCAAAAACGGGGTGAAGCTGTTATATCAACCCCAGCAACCGGAAAGATAACCTGTGTCTTATTTGCGCGCATTGATTTTCAGCCTGCCTCTCGCGGTGTTTCCCGGTCTCGCACTGGCACAAGCCGCCTCCGTTGCTTTCGGCGCGGTCAAGGCCGACCCAAGCCTGCCGGTTGAAGTCACCGCCGACAATCTTGCCGTGAACCAGGCCGACGGTTCGGCTGAGTTCACCGGCAATGTCCTGATCGTGCAGGGCGTCATGCGGCTGTCCGCCGACACGGTTCTGGTCATCTACAAGACGGCAGAACAAAGCGGCGGCGAAGGCGGTATCGAACGGCTGGAGGCGACGGGCAATGTGGTTCTGGTCAGCGGCCCGGACGCAGCCGAGTCTCAATACGCGGAGTACACCATTGACCGCGGAACGGTCGTGATGACCGGCAACGTGCTGCTCAATCAGGAAAACGGGACCCTTGCCTCAAACCGGCTGGAGGTGAACCTTACCTCCGGCACCGCTCAGATGGCCGGCCGCGTGAAAACCATCCTCAACCCGAACGGCGGCAGCAACTGATGGCGAAACCAGACCTGAAAGTCACGGAAGGCTCCTCCGGGCTGCGCATCGAACGGCTGCGCAAATCTTACCGCAAGAAGGTGGTGATCCGGGACGTTTCCCTGTCTTTGAACCGGGGTGAGGTGGTGGCCCTGCTTGGCCCCAACGGCTCCGGCAAGACCACCAGCTTCTACACGATTGCAGGTCTGGTATTTCCTGAAGCCGGCACCGTCACCATTGACGGCCAGAACGTGACCGGCCTGCCGATGTACCGCCGCGCGCGCCTGGGCATCGGCTACTTGCCGCAGGAAATGTCGATCTTCCGCGGATTGTCGGTGGAGGACAACATCTCTGCCGTTCTGGACATTTCGCAAAAGCACGAGCACAAACGCCGCGAGCGGCTGGAAGAACTGCTGTCGGATTTCTCGATCGAGCACCTGCGCCGCGCGCCTGCGCTGGCGCTGTCGGGCGGTGAGCGCCGCCGCGTCGAAATCGCCCGCTGCCTGGCCGCCAACCCGAAATACCTGCTGCTCGATGAGCCTTTCGCCGGCGTCGACCCGATTTCCGTCGGCGACATCCGCCACCTGGTCGCCGACCTCAAGAAACGCGGCATCGGGGTGCTGATCACCGATCACAACGTGCGCGAGACGCTGGAGATTGTCGACCGCGCCTATATCCTGCACGACGGCCAGGTGCTGATGTCGGGAAGCCCCGAAGAGGTGGTGGAAAACGAGAATGTCCGCCGTGTTTATCTGGGCGATAACTTCCGTATTTCCTGACCCTTTCCGCACCTCCGCGGCAGCAAATAACCGCTGAAAACCCGGACTTCTTTTTTCGCGTTATCCATTGACTCTCCCGCTGTCTTGCCGTGGAATTGACCCATGGCATACGCGCAGTCCGATGCAGTCCGAACAACAGCCTTGGCGACAAGGCCCGGATGGATGCAACCGGACGGCTGGCCTGCCCCCCGGTTCCGGACCTGATGTGACACCGCCAAGGATTGCCTTGGCGGCGGGCCCGGCCGCAATAAATTGTGAAGGAGATCACATGCGTTACAAAATCAGCGGCAAACAGATCGACATCGGCGACGCTCTGCAGGTTCATGTGCAGAACGAGCTGGGTTCGGCCGTACAAAAATACGCCGAGCGCCCAACCGACGCGACTGTGGTCTTTTCCCGTTCGGCGCATGAATATGTGTGTGAAGCCACCGTCCATCTGTCGACCGGGCTGAGCGCGCAGGCAAAAGCCCACGAAACCGAGATTTATGCCGCTTTCGACGCGTGCTGCGAGAAAATGGAGAAACAGCTGCGCCGCTACAAGCGCCGCCTGAAGGATCACCACAAGGACCGCACCGAGCCGGTTGAACATCTGGGCGCCAACTCGTATATCCTCGCCTCTGAGGAAGCGGATTCCGAACCGGACTCGCTGCAGCCGATCATCGTCGCCGAGATGGAGACCCGTATCCCCTCCCTGTCTGTCGGGGAAGCGGTGATGCAGATGGAGCTGGCAGGCGCACCGGTGCTGGTTTTCCGCAACGAAGGCAAAGACGGATTGAATGTGGTCTACCGCCGCGACGACGGCAACATCGGCTGGATCGATCCGTAAACACACCCAAGGCATCGGCGCCCCCGGACGGGGCGCCGGAACGGAGCAGACACATGCAGATTTCCAGCATCCTCAAGCCAGAGGCCGTCCGGGTTATCGGCGCGGTCTCCAGCAAGAAGCGCTTGTTCCAGGAAATCGCGGATGTCGCTCAGGCCGCCTACGGGCTGGACGCGCAGCCCACGGTCGAGGCTCTGCTGGACCGGGAGAGCCTCGGCCCCACCGGGGTCGGCCATGGCGTCGCCCTGCCGCATGCCCGGCTCGAGTCCATCAGCGA
It encodes the following:
- the hpf gene encoding ribosome hibernation-promoting factor, HPF/YfiA family, yielding MRYKISGKQIDIGDALQVHVQNELGSAVQKYAERPTDATVVFSRSAHEYVCEATVHLSTGLSAQAKAHETEIYAAFDACCEKMEKQLRRYKRRLKDHHKDRTEPVEHLGANSYILASEEADSEPDSLQPIIVAEMETRIPSLSVGEAVMQMELAGAPVLVFRNEGKDGLNVVYRRDDGNIGWIDP
- the lptB gene encoding LPS export ABC transporter ATP-binding protein encodes the protein MAKPDLKVTEGSSGLRIERLRKSYRKKVVIRDVSLSLNRGEVVALLGPNGSGKTTSFYTIAGLVFPEAGTVTIDGQNVTGLPMYRRARLGIGYLPQEMSIFRGLSVEDNISAVLDISQKHEHKRRERLEELLSDFSIEHLRRAPALALSGGERRRVEIARCLAANPKYLLLDEPFAGVDPISVGDIRHLVADLKKRGIGVLITDHNVRETLEIVDRAYILHDGQVLMSGSPEEVVENENVRRVYLGDNFRIS
- a CDS encoding ribonuclease D, whose product is MANYLYKNDLPDGLDLGPVVAIDCETMGLNPHRDRLCVIQMSGGDGNAHIVQVEIGQTAAPNLCRMLEDPNVLKLFHFGRFDIAAMYHAFGALAAPVYCTKIASRLVRTYTDRHGLKNLTQELLGIDISKQQQMSDWGAEELTDAQLDYAASDVLHLHKLRDALEKRLAREDRTEMAQACFGFLPMRAKLDLAGWPEIDIFAHS
- a CDS encoding SIS domain-containing protein; this encodes MTDTEKFLVTARQVITDEAKALDALAEGLDERFAEAVQLILQAKGRIIVSGIGKSGHIGHKIAATLASTGTPAYFVHPAEASHGDLGMLSEGDVVLAISNSGEAPELANLLAFTRRFAIPLIGLSSKMDSTLMKQADVHLQIPSMGEACGFGMVPSISTTLTLAMGDALAIALMKHRDFRPENFRDFHPGGKLGAQLSKVRDLMHADGALPLVLETTPMADALIEISQKGFGVAGVAAADGALAGIITDGDLRRHMDGLLNKTAAEVMTADPATIAPGAMAQEAVAVMNQRKITCLFVVDPETGRKAEGLLHIHDCLRAGLG
- the lptC gene encoding LPS export ABC transporter periplasmic protein LptC, producing the protein MDSHSRAVAYLKVLLPLAALVLLSTLFLISRGVNTDAVIPFAQKEIEDRMRGQLVTAPFFSGTTAKGDEIKVTASTARPGRNGAPAIASDMSAEINLAEGGKITLASETGAINPAQDTARFTGNVVITSADGLVVETEELHSILSGLSASSPGPVRATGDIGVLTAGNMQIEAKTGGGPVHMLFKNGVKLLYQPQQPER
- a CDS encoding LptA/OstA family protein, which gives rise to MSYLRALIFSLPLAVFPGLALAQAASVAFGAVKADPSLPVEVTADNLAVNQADGSAEFTGNVLIVQGVMRLSADTVLVIYKTAEQSGGEGGIERLEATGNVVLVSGPDAAESQYAEYTIDRGTVVMTGNVLLNQENGTLASNRLEVNLTSGTAQMAGRVKTILNPNGGSN